The Desulfomicrobium apsheronum genome includes a region encoding these proteins:
- a CDS encoding SNF2-related protein — MNELMQLAAVEIAKFLAKHLPSFSTNWWKLRVIDRLTFSQQRTARERNFSSLEQLDFAALLRTFDQNWNDLSYPLSLAREGRSWIKELQEVRNKWAHLSVQAMPPSEIYRDADTIGRVLEMLSADHKTLESVEMFKESLLASMAHSKGIPFKSGTLDTKLNNEPSAVVPGPEVISDRLYAFNVGDLVSLRSDPGTVVPIIEIIPGDAENRFKVFQNGKKIIYYESQLESLSTDEDKNEYLEAKELQAYITSLQILSPSTSNLFSLRSGRVKFVPYQYRPVLKLIRADRPRLLIADEVGVGKTIEAGLIIKELRARMDITSVLIICPKALVAERKWFVEMKRFDEHFTPLDGQLLRHCMKETHLDGEWPEQYSKAILPFSLFDSELIFGENGRGAKRKEGLLGLNPPPKFDLVIVDEAHHIRNPETYLHQGVRYFCDNAQAVIFLTATPVQLGSEDLFTLLNVLRPDIVIDKASFAQMAEPNRFINSAVQHCRAAQENWQEDARANLNDAAQTQWGQLYLRETPSFQSVYDQLAEPTIDSATRVRLTRSLEELYTFSSMINRTRRRDIGEFTTRKPETLTIDFTPTQQCLHDKLLELVARILAFTHGQQSVKFMMTTIRRQAASCIYGLAPLLRNILVGKLDSLELMEAGDTDIEASFGFVESIRGEIEELLKQAELLEIEDPKIEELLKVFRDKITMPNNKALLFSTFRHTLAYISGYLEEAGFRFGLVHGDIVDEERADLRRRFALPKEDSNALDILLSSEVGCEGLDFQFCDLLVNYDLPWNPMRIEQRIGRIDRYGQKSETVAIKNLITPGTVDADIYDRCLWRIGVFQHAVGGSEEILGEITKEIHNISESYNLSEDERNKRLKQLGDNSIRIIQEEQALEEKQAEMFGLTIPKQSWRQEIDDAETVWLSSTSLQKCVSVYLANRLKVEGQYFLGEKPLKTLRLNHEARSILLEDYYKESRPRDQTNRQWEKWLKGDDPMLPITFDQETAMENPDVVHLGVLHPLIKQAAKHLGRSDSVCVNLEVFSNDVTPGIYHFVIYRWNIVGVKPDEKLIAVTTSPDLDEKLMSLLYRCSNSMTVDNVNTNLLSELEHRHYIVWNKARFSHISENKELLQHRIQSLTISNQARCRAIEDQIDRISNERIRRMKEAELVRAKLDFERRLDELEKAERGADIHSSPVISGSLSVARRV, encoded by the coding sequence GTGAATGAATTGATGCAACTAGCCGCTGTTGAAATTGCCAAATTTCTTGCAAAGCATCTACCTTCATTTTCTACAAATTGGTGGAAACTGCGAGTAATTGATCGTTTGACATTTTCTCAACAACGCACTGCACGCGAGCGTAATTTTTCGAGTCTTGAGCAGCTTGATTTTGCAGCGCTTTTGCGAACATTCGATCAAAATTGGAATGATCTATCTTATCCTTTGAGTCTTGCACGTGAAGGCCGGAGTTGGATCAAGGAGTTACAAGAAGTTCGAAACAAATGGGCGCATTTGTCTGTTCAAGCCATGCCCCCCAGCGAGATTTATCGAGATGCCGATACAATTGGGCGAGTTCTTGAAATGTTGAGTGCCGACCACAAGACTCTTGAGTCTGTGGAAATGTTTAAAGAAAGCCTGTTGGCTTCGATGGCACATTCCAAAGGCATCCCATTCAAATCTGGAACGCTCGATACAAAATTGAACAATGAACCAAGCGCCGTCGTCCCAGGACCTGAGGTAATAAGTGATCGCTTATATGCATTCAATGTCGGTGATCTTGTTTCACTGCGATCAGACCCAGGAACTGTCGTACCTATCATAGAAATTATCCCTGGCGATGCAGAAAACCGATTTAAAGTTTTTCAAAATGGAAAAAAAATCATATACTATGAAAGCCAGTTAGAATCATTATCAACGGATGAAGATAAAAATGAGTATTTAGAAGCTAAAGAATTACAAGCTTACATTACAAGTCTGCAAATTTTATCACCTTCCACTTCGAATCTATTCTCTCTTCGCTCAGGTCGAGTCAAATTTGTGCCCTATCAATATCGTCCTGTTTTAAAACTAATCCGAGCTGACCGTCCTCGACTGCTTATTGCTGATGAGGTTGGGGTAGGCAAAACAATTGAAGCTGGCCTAATCATAAAAGAATTGCGTGCAAGAATGGATATTACTTCCGTGCTGATCATCTGCCCAAAAGCACTTGTGGCCGAAAGAAAATGGTTTGTAGAAATGAAGCGGTTCGACGAACACTTCACGCCACTTGATGGCCAACTCTTGCGGCACTGCATGAAGGAAACGCATTTGGATGGCGAGTGGCCTGAACAGTATTCGAAAGCCATTTTGCCATTTTCTCTTTTTGATTCCGAACTGATTTTTGGTGAAAACGGTAGGGGCGCGAAGCGGAAGGAAGGACTATTAGGGCTTAACCCGCCTCCAAAATTTGATTTGGTCATTGTTGACGAGGCACACCATATACGAAATCCTGAAACATATCTACATCAGGGAGTTAGGTATTTTTGTGATAACGCTCAGGCTGTAATATTTCTTACCGCCACACCAGTTCAATTAGGCAGTGAAGATCTTTTCACCCTCCTCAATGTGCTACGTCCTGATATCGTAATTGATAAGGCCAGTTTTGCGCAAATGGCTGAGCCTAACAGATTTATCAATAGTGCAGTTCAACACTGTCGAGCAGCTCAAGAGAATTGGCAAGAGGATGCTCGCGCTAACTTAAATGATGCGGCTCAAACTCAATGGGGACAGTTATATCTTCGTGAAACGCCTAGCTTTCAATCTGTTTACGACCAACTGGCAGAACCAACGATTGATAGCGCGACTCGTGTTCGACTCACACGGTCCTTGGAAGAGTTGTACACATTTAGTTCAATGATCAATCGAACTCGCCGACGAGATATTGGAGAATTCACGACCCGAAAACCAGAAACTTTAACAATTGATTTTACTCCCACCCAACAATGCTTGCATGACAAACTGTTGGAGCTTGTCGCCAGAATCTTAGCTTTTACACATGGGCAGCAAAGCGTAAAATTCATGATGACCACAATTAGAAGACAAGCAGCGAGTTGTATTTATGGTTTGGCTCCGCTGCTGCGAAATATCCTTGTTGGCAAACTTGATAGCCTTGAACTTATGGAAGCCGGCGATACTGATATCGAAGCAAGCTTTGGTTTTGTCGAATCGATACGTGGAGAAATTGAAGAACTTCTTAAACAAGCGGAGCTTCTAGAAATAGAAGACCCAAAGATTGAAGAGCTTTTAAAGGTGTTCCGTGACAAAATCACTATGCCCAATAACAAGGCTCTGCTTTTCAGCACTTTTCGGCACACTTTAGCTTACATTTCAGGATATTTAGAAGAAGCAGGTTTTCGTTTCGGTTTAGTGCATGGCGACATTGTCGATGAGGAACGCGCAGATTTACGCCGCCGGTTTGCCTTGCCTAAAGAAGATTCAAACGCTTTGGATATACTGCTCTCTTCAGAAGTTGGGTGCGAAGGACTTGATTTTCAATTTTGCGATTTGCTGGTTAACTATGATTTACCTTGGAATCCAATGCGAATTGAACAGAGGATTGGTCGAATTGATCGCTATGGGCAGAAAAGTGAAACCGTAGCGATAAAAAATTTGATTACTCCAGGTACTGTCGATGCTGATATTTACGACCGTTGCCTCTGGCGAATTGGAGTGTTTCAGCATGCTGTTGGAGGAAGCGAAGAAATTCTTGGGGAAATTACAAAAGAGATCCACAATATTTCTGAAAGTTACAATTTATCCGAAGACGAACGCAATAAGCGACTCAAGCAACTTGGGGATAACTCAATCCGAATAATACAAGAAGAACAAGCGCTTGAAGAAAAACAAGCGGAAATGTTTGGACTAACAATCCCAAAACAATCTTGGCGGCAAGAAATTGATGACGCGGAAACAGTCTGGCTGTCATCGACGTCATTGCAAAAATGCGTGAGCGTATACTTGGCAAATAGGCTCAAAGTTGAAGGACAGTATTTTCTTGGAGAAAAGCCACTTAAGACGTTGAGATTAAACCACGAAGCTAGAAGTATATTACTTGAGGATTATTATAAGGAGTCACGGCCAAGAGATCAAACAAATCGTCAGTGGGAAAAATGGCTAAAAGGTGACGATCCGATGCTTCCCATAACGTTTGATCAAGAGACAGCTATGGAAAACCCCGACGTCGTTCATCTTGGGGTACTCCATCCCCTAATAAAGCAGGCGGCAAAACACCTCGGACGTTCCGACTCGGTCTGCGTTAATCTAGAAGTATTCAGTAACGATGTAACCCCAGGAATTTATCATTTTGTGATTTATCGATGGAACATTGTTGGGGTTAAACCAGATGAAAAACTAATCGCTGTGACTACAAGCCCTGATTTAGATGAAAAACTAATGAGCCTATTATATAGATGCTCAAATTCAATGACTGTTGACAATGTGAATACAAACTTATTGAGTGAGCTTGAGCATCGTCATTATATTGTATGGAATAAGGCTAGATTTAGCCATATATCTGAAAACAAGGAACTTCTACAGCACAGAATTCAAAGTTTGACAATCAGCAACCAAGCTCGATGTCGAGCAATTGAAGATCAAATAGATCGGATTTCAAATGAAAGAATCCGGAGAATGAAGGAAGCTGAACTCGTCCGAGCTAAACTTGATTTTGAACGCCGACTAGATGAACTTGAAAAGGCAGAACGTGGAGCTGACATACATTCTTCGCCTGTTATATCTGGAAGCCTTAGCGTAGCAAGGAGAGTTTGA